A genomic window from Corvus hawaiiensis isolate bCorHaw1 chromosome 29, bCorHaw1.pri.cur, whole genome shotgun sequence includes:
- the DCST2 gene encoding DC-STAMP domain-containing protein 2 produces MGLVSWLGRALRGRRGRRKNRALRPAAKCGPEELTKAQELARSIGGLTLGLVLATIYGALVLLVQGHNIWYCLSVTVMLGAGLGLGMAFSMKTRMIVLLALPHFFTREGKVMIMILALCLTMQGPGTNLLHNVSQVAKALSCGAELAQNQTAERLQRAKEPLLNLQNKIKDIGQNAKVVGDRVRKFVRSITDSIRHVARALRNVWRWLGKVGDVCNRELGSPQSSCMRYMDKAKDSCERALPLLFHICYVVLSFKILCNMIPLSAVAVMFCVIPQYIQTFIQANVAAPIMDTLNRVRAEFEFNISVVHHFNVSLNASKSLGEVSADMMEAVQQHMEPYHRALELFSYISFLAILYLCYHAIRYRRRYLRDDTFDNVYITRRFVELDLRCAEQGRPTVLPLSVLERGRYIPPGALWLSKKERRQYGLQLFGFLRHVLLGLSIILADYSIFWLLDLFRHHLSTDIIARAPSTMTISVNGTGYTSEIFQDLVSAFNALQEGKVSVLSRVCLIEPVEPDHSTYITIGILYGVWLFISIFGSYMARLRRAVCAAYFPSREQERLAFLHNIIRARREWLAFAMCRVDTRRLADTGKSRLFLILISRFPALVRLARFVGIRRKHCLTCGAAEQPGFSACLTPGCKGLYCSECYAALNNTCSVCMAPLSYPDSGDEEMDSSDEETPGLWLEAVRSPRGQERGRLLRQRIKNMIKGWRLPFRTATRLQDRLEEEESEEMLSRHDFDYKEQAEGRDRELQEVVVLQTPSPSHHVPTSLEHPTDISSRAASHHPQLQENIPAFGAVEPEAPGQEPLAGIETRRRQKPPNTTLKRVVVSVLPGPCSQFLWSQPDEYRCSKVFLGAGFGMLLGLGLCHLLIMPLDLPETQRVKLTWGLTGVSALGWATSPHFRCANLLMVPKFLGKEGRLYVLSFVFAAIYNGPGANLWHNLMETKRSMDCVVELQVNHTGVLWQASTAPLRQVMEELVRSGEMLDAEMQNVSHAFMELNEQVASEEGYDLQQRPATGAQRAPSTQELYEKKTKYRCATVIEKGLQRCRGHFQKMYRECMKRVTVPLINHLVCLPMQFGFLCQAVKLMRYWCEERIPVDGNFGQVYDQVNSSVNGLSQEFSASITYQEEHHEMLVGTDIAEQLREEVASQLREEGARLGLAVSFFRLLLSFTFLFIFFSAFHYTYQYCHNIGFDNCYITTYFRQIDARRGEQVGQGERGAGQPRHTQWGVPEAALSHPLPLTQNKQTLLPLLREETSSFIFPCRPAVQRPELQHMVMELLRCIPLLLFLLFACGLDHFIFSILSIIQHHSFVQYSYQTSHHLSVNVMGTSLMAQLLRSTIGALNTSFDTEVETSNLACLPQPSGMTRQQYLDTCLPLGMLALLCLVQVYPFRLRRAIAAFYFPKREKTRVLFLYNKLLRQRKNFLHLQRGRLARQARQPPGLRTSLLQWCRRRWPWLRRCLRRSCTLCGTPETPRHRPCPDPDCGALYCEPCWREAGGTCLACSPADPGLVQDSSEEEEEQGYAG; encoded by the exons aTGGGGCTGGTCTCAtggctgggcagagccctgcGGGGCCGCAGGGGCCGGCGCAAGAACCGGGCCCTGCGGCCTGCGGCCAAGTGCGGGCCGGAGGAGCTGACCAAGGCCCAGGAGTTAGCCCGCAGCATCGGTGGCCTCACGCTGGGCCTGGTTCTGGCCACCATTTATGgggctctggtgctgctggtgcagggCCACAACATCTGGTACTGCCTGAGTGTCACCGTCATGCTgggcgcggggctggggctgggcatgGCCTTCTCCATGAAGACGCGGATGattgtgctgctggcactgccacacTTCTTCACCA gggaggggaaggtgaTGATCATGATACTGGCGCTGTGCCTGACCATGCAAGGCCCTGGCACCAATCTCCTGCACAACGTCTCCCAGGTCGCCAAGGCACTGTCATGTGGGGCTGAACTGGCCCAAAACCAGACGGCCGAGCGGCTGCAACGCGCCAAGGAGCCGCTGCTGA ACTTGCAGAACAAAATCAAAGACATTGGCCAGAATGCCAAGGTGGTGGGTGACCGTGTCCGCAAGTTTGTCCGCTCCATCACGGACTCCATCAGACACGTTG CCCGGGCCCTGCGCAACGTTTGGCGGTGGCTGGGGAAGGTCGGTGACGTCTGTAACCGCGAGCTGGGGtcaccccagagcagctgcatgCGCTACATGGACAAGGCCAAGGACAGCTGCGAGCGTGCCttgcccctcctcttccacATCTGCTATGTTGTCCTCAGCTTCAAGATCCTCTGCAACATG ATCCCCCTCTCTGCAGTTGCTGTCATGTTCTGCGTCATCCCTCAGTACATCCAGACCTTCATCCAGGCCAACGTCGCAGCCC CCATCATGGATACCCTGAACCGTGTCCGCGCCGAGTTTGAGTTCAACATCTCAGTCGTGCACCACTTCAACGTCAGCCTCAACGCCAGCAAGAGCCTGGGGGAGGTGTCTGCAGACATGATGGAGGCCGTGCAGCAGCACATGGAGCCCTACCACCGCGCCCTGGAGCTCTTCTCCTACATTTCGTTCTTGGCCATCCTCTACTTGTGCTACCA cGCGATACGGTACCGGCGCCGCTACCTGCGGGACGACACCTTTGACAACGTTTACATCACACGGCGCTTCGTGGAGCTGGACCTGCggtgtgcagagcagggcagaccCACCGTGCTGCCCCTGTCGGTGCTGGAGAGGGGCCGCTACATCCCCCCAG GCGCGCTGTGGCTGTCAAAGAAGGAGCGACGCCAGTACGGGCTGCAGCTGTTTGGGTTCCTGCGCCAtgtgctgctggggctcagcaTCATCCTGGCTGACTACAGCATCTTCTGGCTGCTTGACCTGTTCCGGCACCATCTGAGCACGGACATCATCGCCAGGG CGCCATCGACAATGACCATCAGTGTCAATGGGACGGGCTACACCAGCGAGATCTTCCAGGATCTGGTCTCTGCCTTCAACGCGCTGCAGGAGGGCAAGGTCTCGGTGCTGTCCCGGGTCTGCCTCATCGAGCCTGTGGAGCCCGACCACAGCACCTACATCACCATAG GAATCCTGTACGGTGTCTGGCTCTTCATCTCCATCTTCGGCTCCTACATGGCACGCCTGCGCCGTGCAGTGTGTGCCGCCTACTTCCCATCCCGTGAGCAG GAGCGCCTGGCCTTCCTCCACAACATCATCCGGGCACGGCGGGAATGGCTGGCGTTTGCCATGTGCCGAGTTGACACACGGCGCTTGGCTGATACCGGGAAAAGCCGCCTCTTCCTTATCCTCATCTCCAG GTTCCCTGCCCTTGTCCGCCTCGCTCGCTTCGTGGGCATCCGGCGCAAACACTGCCTGACCTGCGGGGCGGCAGAGCAGCCGGGCTTCAGCGCCTGCCTCACACCCGGCTGCAAAG GGTTGTATTGCAGCGAGTGCTACGCAGCCCTGAACAACACCTGCTCCGTCTGCATGGCCCCCCTGAGCTACCCGGACTCTGGGGATGAGGAGAT GGACTCCAGTGACGAGGAGACACCGGGGCTGTGGCTGGAAGCTGTGCGGTCGCCGCGGGGCCAGGAGCGAGGGCGGCTGCTGCGGCAGCGCATCAAGAACATGATAAAGGGCTGGAGACTCCCCTTCAGAACGGCCACCCGGCTGCAAGAccggctggaggaggaggagagcgaGGAGATGCTCTCCAG ACATGACTTTGACTACAAGGAGCAGGCTGAGGGAAGGGacagagagctgcaggaggtggTGGTCTTGCAGACACCCAGTCCTTCCCACCACGTTCCCACTTCATTGGAGCATCCCACCGACATCAGCTCTAGGGCAGCATCCCACCATCCTCAGTTGCAGGAGAACATTCCTGCTTTTGGAGCTGTGGAGCCAGAGGCCCCCGGGCAAGAGCCTTTGGCTGGGATTGAGACACGCAGGAGGCAGAAACCCCCCAACACAA ccctgAAGCGAGTGGTGGTCTCGGTCCTGCCTGGCCCGTGCAGCCAGTTCCTCTGGAGCCAGCCGGACGAGTATCGCTGCAGCAAGGTCTTCCTGGGTGCTGGCTTTGGGATGCTCCTTGGCCTCG GGCTCTGCCATCTCCTCATCATGCCTCTGGACCTGCCAGAGACACAGAGGGTGAAGCTTACCTGGGGGCTGACAG GGGTGTCAGCCTTGGGCTGGGCCACGTCCCCCCACTTCCGCTGCGCCAACCTGCTCATGGTCCCCAAGTTCCTGGGAAAGGAGGGTCGGCTCTACGTTCTCTCCTTTGTCTTTGCTGCCATCTACAATG ggcCCGGGGCCAATCTCTGGCACAACCTGATGGAGACGAAACGCTCGATGGATTGTGTGGTGGAGCTGCAGGTCAACCACACTGGAGTTCTCTGGCAGGCATCTACAGCCCCCCTGCGCCAAGTCATGGAAGAGCTGGTG AGGAGCGGGGAGATGCTCGATGCTGAGATGCAGAACGTCTCTCACGCCTTCATGGAGCTGAATGAGCAGGTGGCCAGCGAGGAGGGCTATGACCTGCAGCAGCGCCCGGCCACGGGCGCCCAGCGGGCCCCCAGCACCCAGGAGCTGTATGAGAAAAAGACCAAATATCGCTGTGCCA CTGTGATCGAGAAGGGCCTGCAGCGCTGCAGAGGCCATTTCCAGAAGATGTACCGGGAATGCATGAAACGTGTGACTGTGCCCCTCATCAATCACCTTGTCTGCCTGCCCATGCAGTTTGGGTTCCTGTGCCAAGCGGTCAAAT TGATGCGCTACTGGTGTGAGGAGAGGATCCCCGTGGATGGGAACTTCGGGCAGGTGTATGACCAGGTGAACAGCTCCGTCAATGGCCTCAGCCAGGAATTCAGCGCCAGCATCACCTACCAG GAGGAGCACCATGAGATGCTGGTGGGCACCGACATAGCGGAGCAGCTGCGGGAGGAGGTGGCCTCGCAGCTGCGGGAGGAAGGCGCCCGCCTGGGCCTGGCCGTCTCCTTCTTCCGCCTGCTGCTGTCCTTCACCTTCCTCTTCATCTTCTTCTC GGCTTTCCACTACACCTATCAATACTGTCACAACATTGGCTTTGATAACTGCTACATCACCACTTATTTCCGCCAAATCGATGCCCGGCGTGGAGAGCAGGTTGGGCAGGGGGAAAGGGGTGCAGGGCAGCCCCGTCACACCCAGTGGGGTGTCCCAGAGGCTGCACTGAGCCACCCCCTGCCCCTCACCCAGAACAAGCAGAcactgctgcccctgctccGGGAGGAGACCTCGTCTTTCATCTTCCCGTGCCGCCCGGCTGTGCAGCggcctgagctgcagcacatg gtgATGGAGCTGCTCAGGTGCATCccactcctgctcttcctcctctttgccTGTGGCCTGGACCACTTCATCTTCAGCATTCTCAGCATCATCCAGCATCATTCCTTTGTGCAGTATTCCTACCAAA ccagcCACCACTTGTCCGTGAACGTGATGGGCACATCCCTGATGGCGCAGCTGCTGCGGAGCACCATTGGGGCCCTCAACACCTCCTTCGACACCGAAGTGGAGACCTCTAACCTCG cctgcctgccacagcccagcgGGATGACCAGGCAGCAGTACCTGGacacctgcctgcccctggGCATGCTcgccctgctctgcctggtcCAGGTCTACCCGTTCCGCCTGCGCCGCGCCATCGCTGCCTTCTACTTCCCCAAG AGGGAGAAGACTCGGGTGCTGTTCCTGTACAACAAGTTGCTGCGgcagaggaagaatttcttgcaCCTGCAGCGCGGGCGCTTAGCCCGGCAGGCACGGCAGCCCCCCGGGCTG AGAACGTCGCTGCTGCAGTGGTGCCGCCGGCGCTGGCCCTGGCTGCGCCGCTGCTTGCGCCGGAGCTGCACCTTGTGCGGGACCCCCGAGACGCCGCGGCACCGGCCCTGCCCCGACCCCGACTGCGGAGCCCTGTACTGCGAGCCGTGCTGGAGGGAGGCGGGGGGCACCTGCCTCGCCTGCAGCCCTGCGGACCCCGGCCTCGTCCAGGACAgcagcgaggaggaggaggagcagggataCGCGGGCTGA